In Arthrobacter alpinus, a single window of DNA contains:
- a CDS encoding winged helix-turn-helix transcriptional regulator, producing the protein MNEPMWDPYDRNCPSRQVLDRIGDRWSVLVVGALAHGPLRFSALAKTVDGVSQKMLTQTLRGLERDGLVARTMYAQIPPRVDYELTESGISLAGPMLALEDWAKENMPSILSSRDAYDAEHAPKD; encoded by the coding sequence ATGAATGAGCCAATGTGGGATCCCTACGACCGGAATTGCCCTTCACGGCAGGTGCTGGACAGGATTGGCGACCGCTGGAGCGTTTTGGTGGTCGGGGCTTTGGCGCATGGGCCCCTGCGTTTTTCCGCTCTCGCCAAAACGGTGGATGGCGTGTCCCAGAAGATGCTGACGCAGACACTGCGTGGTCTTGAGCGCGACGGCCTCGTGGCCCGCACCATGTACGCCCAGATTCCCCCGCGCGTTGACTACGAGTTGACCGAGTCCGGCATTAGTCTTGCCGGGCCTATGCTGGCCCTGGAGGACTGGGCCAAGGAAAACATGCCATCCATCCTCAGCTCTCGCGATGCCTACGACGCAGAACACGCCCCGAAGGACTGA
- a CDS encoding beta-ketoacyl-ACP synthase III: protein MSTPTLKQNPIHTGSRIMGIGAYRPSVIVTNEDVCQWIDSSDEWIQQRTGIITRHRAPKDVSVVDMAVGAGTEAIKNAGIEPSQIGAVLVSTVSHPYATPSAAALIADKIGANPAPAFDISAACAGYCYGVAQADALVRSGTADYVLVIGAEKLSDVIDNHERTISFLLGDGAGAVVVGPSDEPGISPAVWGSDGSKWDTIGMTHSLTDVRDFSEQAMKGDDVAQAAADEAHATLWPTLRQDGQTVFRWAVWEMAKMAKKALDAAGITAEDLGAFVPHQANMRIIDELAKQLKLPEHVLIGRDIADAGNTSAASIPLATHRLLAENPELSGKLSLQIGFGAGLVFGAQVVRLP, encoded by the coding sequence GTGAGCACCCCTACGCTGAAGCAAAATCCGATCCACACAGGCTCACGCATCATGGGCATTGGCGCATACCGACCGTCCGTGATCGTGACCAATGAAGACGTATGCCAGTGGATCGATTCCTCGGACGAGTGGATCCAACAGCGCACCGGCATCATCACCCGCCACCGTGCCCCCAAGGACGTCTCCGTGGTGGACATGGCCGTCGGCGCCGGCACCGAAGCCATCAAGAACGCGGGGATCGAACCGTCCCAGATTGGCGCGGTCCTGGTCTCCACGGTGTCGCACCCCTACGCGACGCCGTCGGCCGCTGCCCTGATCGCAGACAAGATCGGGGCCAACCCCGCGCCTGCCTTTGACATCTCCGCCGCTTGCGCCGGCTACTGCTACGGCGTGGCCCAGGCTGACGCGCTGGTTCGTTCGGGCACGGCAGATTACGTTCTTGTCATCGGCGCCGAGAAGCTCTCCGACGTCATCGACAACCACGAGCGCACCATCTCCTTCCTGTTGGGCGACGGCGCCGGCGCTGTTGTCGTTGGCCCCTCCGATGAGCCCGGCATCAGCCCGGCCGTGTGGGGTTCGGACGGCAGCAAGTGGGACACCATCGGCATGACCCACTCCCTGACCGACGTCCGCGATTTCAGCGAACAGGCCATGAAGGGCGACGACGTCGCCCAGGCGGCCGCTGACGAGGCTCACGCCACCCTGTGGCCAACTCTGCGCCAAGACGGACAGACCGTCTTCCGCTGGGCAGTCTGGGAGATGGCTAAGATGGCAAAAAAGGCCCTGGATGCCGCCGGCATCACGGCCGAGGATCTTGGCGCCTTTGTGCCGCACCAGGCCAATATGCGCATCATCGACGAACTGGCCAAGCAGCTCAAGTTGCCCGAACACGTCCTCATTGGCCGGGACATCGCCGATGCTGGAAACACCTCCGCAGCCTCCATCCCGTTGGCAACACACCGCCTGCTGGCGGAGAACCCGGAGCTCTCCGGTAAACTTTCGCTTCAGATCGGCTTTGGCGCCGGACTGGTGTTTGGTGCCCAAGTGGTGCGCCTTCCCTAA
- a CDS encoding YifB family Mg chelatase-like AAA ATPase → MGMGRSLAIALVGLNGHVIEVEADIGQTLPNFILLGLPDASLSEARERIRSAAQNSGIPLSRRKITVNLVPASLPKKGSGFDLAIVMAALDAAGDVRGTGRTVFIAELGLDGRLRPVRGILPAVIAGLAAGHAEFVVAKANLAEAQLVKGAKVRGYECLAEVAVDFGADPHDLPAVDREWVSGPEPGGTAQRQPHAQESVDLAEVAGQPIARLALEIAAAGGHHLMMVGPPGSGKTMLAERLPGLLPDLNDAESMEVTAIHSLEHSASNLVALIHRPPYERPHHSASTAAIIGGGSGIPRPGAASRAHRGVLFLDEAPEFDKRVLDALRQPLESGELVLHRSAGTAAYPARFQLVLAANPCPCGKATGKGVHCECTPMARRRYFGRLSGPLLDRVDIQLQVNKVQLSQLADTEPRESSAQVAERVKLARAVAGERLKPWGLVHNADLTGRILRGPLRLGGHDTALLDKAMGVGVLSARGYDRVLRLAWTVADLQGLERPGSDEVGLALTLRQRGEGL, encoded by the coding sequence ATGGGAATGGGTCGATCGTTGGCAATTGCCCTTGTGGGACTCAACGGCCACGTCATTGAGGTTGAGGCGGACATTGGCCAGACATTGCCAAACTTCATTCTCCTGGGGCTGCCAGACGCATCGCTGAGTGAAGCGCGCGAGAGAATCCGTTCGGCGGCTCAAAACTCCGGGATTCCTCTAAGCCGACGCAAAATCACCGTGAACTTGGTTCCGGCGTCCTTGCCCAAGAAGGGCTCCGGCTTTGATCTGGCCATTGTCATGGCGGCATTGGATGCCGCTGGCGATGTCCGTGGGACCGGCAGAACGGTTTTCATTGCCGAGTTGGGCCTCGATGGTCGATTGCGTCCCGTGCGCGGAATCCTACCCGCTGTCATAGCGGGCCTTGCAGCAGGGCATGCCGAATTCGTGGTGGCGAAGGCCAACCTTGCCGAGGCGCAGCTTGTTAAGGGAGCAAAGGTGCGCGGCTATGAGTGCCTCGCCGAGGTAGCCGTGGACTTTGGTGCGGATCCCCATGACCTACCGGCCGTGGATCGCGAATGGGTCTCCGGCCCCGAACCCGGCGGAACCGCCCAGAGACAGCCACACGCGCAGGAAAGCGTTGATCTGGCCGAGGTGGCTGGACAACCAATTGCTCGCCTTGCTTTGGAAATAGCGGCGGCTGGAGGGCATCACCTCATGATGGTGGGCCCGCCTGGATCGGGTAAAACCATGTTGGCTGAACGGCTGCCGGGGCTGCTGCCGGATCTCAATGACGCCGAATCCATGGAGGTCACAGCAATTCATTCCCTTGAACACAGTGCCTCCAATCTGGTTGCGCTAATTCACCGGCCACCCTATGAACGCCCGCACCATTCCGCCAGTACGGCAGCCATCATTGGCGGCGGCAGCGGCATACCCAGGCCAGGGGCAGCGTCGCGTGCGCACAGGGGAGTGCTGTTCCTGGACGAGGCGCCCGAGTTCGACAAGAGAGTCCTTGATGCACTCAGGCAGCCGTTGGAGAGTGGGGAGCTGGTTCTGCACAGATCCGCTGGAACAGCAGCATATCCGGCGCGTTTTCAGCTTGTCCTGGCCGCCAATCCTTGTCCGTGCGGCAAGGCCACCGGCAAAGGGGTGCACTGTGAGTGCACCCCGATGGCGCGAAGGCGATATTTCGGACGATTGTCTGGTCCATTGCTGGACAGGGTGGACATTCAATTACAAGTTAATAAGGTCCAGCTGTCCCAGCTGGCCGACACCGAACCCCGAGAATCCAGCGCCCAAGTTGCCGAACGCGTGAAGCTGGCCCGGGCTGTCGCCGGTGAGCGGCTCAAGCCTTGGGGATTGGTGCACAATGCGGACCTCACCGGCCGGATCCTGCGAGGTCCCCTGCGTCTGGGCGGGCATGACACCGCACTTCTGGACAAAGCCATGGGTGTGGGTGTGCTCAGTGCCCGCGGTTACGACCGTGTGCTGCGCCTGGCCTGGACAGTGGCCGATCTGCAGGGCCTGGAACGCCCTGGCAGCGATGAAGTAGGGCTGGCTCTGACATTGCGACAACGAGGAGAAGGTCTATGA
- a CDS encoding NAD(P)-dependent oxidoreductase, whose product MAKINVIGGTGYAGSNIVREAVKRGHDVTSFSRNLPEVPVEGAKYVTGSVLDADFLATTVTDADVVIHSLSPRGELVGKLDGVVDQLLPLAETAGVRLGVIGGAGSLQVAAGGPLVMDTPGFPAEILPEAKTAGALLETLKSSEADLDWFYVSPAGGFGGFAPGTATGTYRTGGDVLLVDDQGNSHISGVDFGLAIIDEVETPVHRNQRFTVAY is encoded by the coding sequence ATGGCAAAGATCAACGTAATCGGCGGAACCGGCTACGCAGGAAGCAACATTGTTCGTGAGGCTGTCAAGCGGGGACATGACGTCACATCCTTTAGCCGCAACCTCCCCGAAGTTCCTGTTGAGGGTGCAAAGTACGTCACCGGGTCGGTGCTCGATGCCGATTTCTTGGCGACGACCGTCACGGACGCCGACGTGGTGATTCATTCCTTGTCTCCCCGCGGAGAGCTGGTGGGAAAGCTTGACGGCGTTGTGGACCAGCTGCTACCGCTTGCAGAGACCGCAGGTGTACGCCTTGGCGTCATCGGTGGCGCAGGTTCCCTGCAGGTTGCCGCAGGAGGCCCCTTGGTCATGGACACACCGGGTTTCCCGGCCGAGATACTGCCCGAAGCCAAGACCGCTGGTGCGCTCCTGGAGACGCTGAAGAGCAGCGAAGCAGATCTTGACTGGTTCTATGTCAGCCCTGCTGGTGGATTTGGTGGCTTTGCCCCGGGCACGGCCACGGGCACCTACCGCACCGGAGGCGATGTCCTGCTCGTAGACGATCAGGGAAACTCGCACATCTCCGGTGTTGATTTCGGCTTGGCCATCATTGATGAGGTGGAGACGCCGGTGCACCGCAACCAGCGCTTCACTGTGGCGTACTAA
- a CDS encoding ACP S-malonyltransferase has protein sequence MLAIVCPGQGSQSPGFLSPWLERPGVQEQLAILSDAAGIDLLAHGTTSDAETIKDTAVAQPLIVAAGLITAQALLGADAPGALTPRSVVIAGHSVGEITAAALTGTLSNADAMAFVRERANRMADAAAATPTGMAAVVGGDPDEVIAAIAAAGLTPANMNSKGQTVAAGTLEQIAALVAAPPAKARVIPLQVAGAFHTHHMAPAVSALEALAPSLTTHAPKVPLLSNYDGAVVPSGEAALESLIAQVSRPVRWDLCMETMSAMGVTGLIELAPAGTLTGLAKRGMSGITTVAVKTPDDLQAAQELLAAHSSLEAGTL, from the coding sequence GTGCTTGCAATAGTCTGCCCTGGACAGGGCTCCCAATCCCCCGGTTTCCTTTCACCATGGCTTGAACGCCCGGGTGTACAGGAACAATTGGCCATCTTGAGTGATGCAGCCGGCATCGATTTGCTGGCCCACGGCACCACCTCAGACGCCGAAACCATCAAGGACACCGCGGTTGCGCAGCCCCTGATCGTTGCGGCCGGGCTCATCACGGCTCAGGCACTTCTAGGTGCCGATGCACCAGGGGCCCTGACCCCACGATCGGTGGTCATCGCAGGCCATTCGGTCGGTGAAATCACTGCTGCGGCTCTCACCGGGACGCTCTCCAACGCGGACGCCATGGCGTTTGTGCGTGAGCGTGCCAACCGCATGGCCGACGCCGCTGCCGCCACACCCACCGGCATGGCCGCCGTTGTGGGTGGCGACCCGGATGAGGTCATTGCCGCCATTGCAGCAGCCGGGCTGACTCCGGCGAACATGAACTCCAAGGGCCAAACTGTTGCTGCCGGCACGCTGGAACAAATTGCCGCCCTCGTAGCAGCTCCGCCGGCCAAGGCACGGGTCATCCCCCTCCAGGTTGCGGGCGCGTTCCACACGCACCACATGGCACCTGCGGTTTCCGCTTTGGAGGCATTGGCACCGTCCCTGACCACCCACGCACCCAAGGTGCCGCTGCTCTCCAACTACGACGGCGCCGTCGTACCTTCCGGAGAAGCGGCACTTGAGTCCTTGATCGCCCAGGTTTCGCGCCCGGTCCGTTGGGACCTGTGCATGGAAACCATGAGCGCCATGGGCGTGACGGGGCTGATTGAGCTGGCTCCGGCCGGCACGCTGACCGGTCTGGCCAAGCGTGGAATGAGCGGCATCACCACCGTCGCCGTGAAAACGCCCGATGATCTTCAAGCTGCACAGGAACTGCTGGCAGCACACTCTTCGCTGGAAGCAGGAACACTGTGA
- a CDS encoding acyl carrier protein, translated as MASNEEILAGLAEIVNEETGLAPEAVELEKSFTDDLDIDSISMMTIVVNAEEKFDVKIPDEEVKNLKTVGDAVSFIAGAQA; from the coding sequence ATGGCTAGCAACGAAGAAATCCTGGCTGGATTGGCCGAAATCGTTAACGAAGAGACCGGTCTTGCCCCCGAGGCCGTTGAACTGGAGAAGTCCTTCACGGATGACCTGGACATCGATTCCATCTCCATGATGACGATCGTCGTCAACGCCGAAGAGAAGTTCGACGTGAAGATCCCGGACGAGGAAGTCAAGAACCTCAAGACCGTCGGCGACGCTGTCAGCTTCATCGCAGGCGCACAGGCTTAA
- a CDS encoding DUF3145 domain-containing protein, giving the protein MKVETTRGVLFVHSAPAVMCPHIESSIAAVMDQRSDLQWTAQPAARNVLRTELAWRGPAGTGARLASALRGWANVRYEVTEDPSPGVDGSRWSHTPELGIFHAVTDVHGNIMVSEDRIRYAYETGKGDPSMVYQELSLALGEAWDEELEPFRHAAAGAPVRWLHHVG; this is encoded by the coding sequence ATGAAGGTAGAAACCACGCGCGGGGTTTTGTTTGTACACTCAGCCCCGGCTGTCATGTGCCCGCATATTGAATCGTCCATTGCAGCCGTAATGGATCAACGCTCGGACTTGCAGTGGACTGCACAGCCCGCGGCGCGCAATGTGCTGCGCACCGAACTTGCCTGGCGCGGCCCTGCTGGCACCGGCGCACGGCTCGCTTCGGCACTACGTGGTTGGGCCAATGTCCGCTACGAAGTCACCGAAGACCCGAGCCCGGGAGTGGATGGATCACGCTGGTCGCACACCCCTGAACTGGGCATCTTCCATGCCGTCACCGATGTTCATGGCAACATCATGGTGTCTGAGGATCGCATCCGCTACGCCTACGAGACTGGCAAGGGTGATCCCTCAATGGTCTATCAGGAGCTCTCGCTGGCACTGGGTGAAGCATGGGACGAGGAACTCGAACCCTTCCGTCACGCCGCGGCTGGGGCGCCTGTCCGCTGGCTTCACCACGTTGGCTAG
- a CDS encoding YraN family protein — MRTKDELGLSGEQLAADYLEDRGIRVIDSNWRCSSGEIDIVALDGQDLVIVEVKTRRSRRYGDPLEAITKAKLLRLRTLAVLWARDHNRVVGALRIDAVGIIMGGRQEPSIDHIKGVA, encoded by the coding sequence ATGAGAACAAAGGATGAGCTCGGTCTGAGCGGTGAACAGTTGGCGGCCGACTATCTGGAAGATCGCGGAATTCGGGTCATTGACAGCAACTGGCGATGTTCCAGCGGCGAAATCGACATTGTGGCGCTCGATGGGCAGGATCTGGTCATCGTGGAAGTAAAAACGCGTCGATCGCGGCGGTATGGCGATCCGCTTGAAGCCATTACCAAGGCCAAACTCTTGCGCCTGCGAACCCTGGCTGTGCTGTGGGCGCGCGACCACAACCGCGTTGTTGGTGCGCTGAGGATCGACGCCGTGGGAATTATCATGGGTGGCCGGCAAGAGCCTAGTATCGACCACATCAAGGGCGTGGCCTGA
- a CDS encoding tyrosine recombinase XerC: MDSEERAALPPALAQAADAFERYLRAERGRSEHTIRAYRGDIDALLIHAVTEGISNLGEVDLAQLRRWLGEQSASGLARSTLARRAATIRSFTAWALREEIISVDPSLRLKAPKKEKNLPAVLQQQQLGRLLENLAVAAQEQDPIALRNLAMVEFLYGTGIRVGELTGLDVQDVNRERRTVRVLGKGNKERVVPYGVPAEEALGRWLDRGRNALIQSQSGSALFLGKRGGRIDQRTVRSVVDKLFALLGDTSATGPHTLRHSAATHLLDGGADLRSVQEILGHSSLATTQLYTHVSVERLRESYRTAHPRA; encoded by the coding sequence GTGGACTCCGAAGAACGCGCAGCACTGCCGCCAGCTCTAGCTCAAGCCGCCGACGCGTTCGAAAGGTACCTCCGCGCTGAACGGGGCAGGTCTGAACACACGATTCGTGCCTATCGCGGGGATATTGATGCGCTCTTGATCCACGCCGTCACCGAGGGCATCAGCAACCTCGGTGAGGTTGACTTGGCACAGTTGCGACGCTGGCTCGGCGAGCAGAGCGCTTCAGGGCTGGCACGCTCCACCTTGGCCCGCCGTGCGGCCACCATTCGAAGCTTTACTGCGTGGGCGCTGCGCGAGGAGATCATTTCCGTGGATCCCTCCTTGCGCCTCAAAGCTCCCAAAAAGGAGAAAAACCTGCCAGCCGTCTTGCAACAGCAACAGCTGGGCCGGCTCCTTGAAAACTTGGCCGTCGCAGCCCAAGAACAAGACCCCATAGCCCTGAGGAATCTAGCCATGGTCGAGTTTCTCTACGGGACGGGAATCCGTGTCGGCGAACTGACAGGACTGGACGTGCAGGATGTCAACCGCGAACGGCGCACCGTCAGGGTGCTCGGAAAAGGGAACAAGGAACGCGTGGTTCCCTATGGTGTTCCGGCCGAGGAGGCGCTGGGCAGGTGGCTGGACCGGGGTCGCAACGCATTGATTCAAAGCCAGAGCGGGAGTGCCTTGTTTCTGGGGAAACGCGGCGGTCGGATTGATCAACGCACGGTCCGGTCAGTTGTGGACAAACTTTTTGCCTTATTGGGTGACACCTCGGCCACTGGTCCGCACACCCTGCGCCATTCGGCCGCCACACACCTGCTCGACGGCGGCGCCGACTTGCGGAGCGTCCAGGAAATTCTGGGCCATTCTTCCTTGGCGACAACGCAGCTTTACACCCATGTTTCGGTGGAACGTTTGCGCGAAAGTTATCGCACAGCACACCCACGTGCATGA
- the fabF gene encoding beta-ketoacyl-ACP synthase II: MARKVVITGLGATTPIGGDVPTMWKNALKGVSGAHTLTDDWVEKYNLPVHFAAKATTPATDVLSRVEAKRMDPSTQFAVVAAREAWKDSGIEEIDHDRLAVAFATGIGGVWTLLDAWDTLREKGPRRVLPMTVPMLMPNGPAAAVSLDLGARAGAHTPVSACASGTEALHIGLELIRSGKADVVMAGGAEAAIHPMPLASFAAMQALSKRNDSPETASRPYDISRDGFVMGEGAGALVLEAEEHAIARGARIYGELAGTAVTADAYHITAPDPQGLGATRALKAALFDARALPEDVVHVNAHATSTPVGDRPEYTALKSALGDHVNNVCVSATKSQMGHLLGASGAVESVLTVLAVYHRLAPVTINLENQDPEIPLDVVTGTPRELPDGEIMALNNSFGFGGHNAVVAIRSTGPKVELA; encoded by the coding sequence ATGGCCCGCAAAGTAGTCATCACCGGTCTCGGAGCAACGACGCCCATTGGCGGCGATGTTCCGACCATGTGGAAGAACGCCCTGAAGGGTGTTTCCGGCGCCCACACGCTGACCGATGATTGGGTGGAAAAGTACAATCTGCCCGTTCACTTCGCGGCCAAAGCAACAACTCCCGCAACAGATGTCCTGAGCCGCGTTGAAGCCAAGCGTATGGACCCCTCAACGCAGTTCGCCGTTGTGGCAGCCCGTGAGGCCTGGAAGGACTCCGGCATCGAGGAGATCGACCACGACCGCCTCGCAGTGGCCTTCGCAACTGGCATTGGTGGAGTTTGGACACTCCTGGACGCATGGGACACCCTGCGCGAAAAGGGGCCCCGCCGCGTCTTGCCCATGACGGTTCCGATGTTGATGCCCAACGGCCCGGCAGCAGCAGTCAGCCTTGACCTCGGCGCCCGCGCCGGTGCGCACACACCGGTTTCCGCTTGCGCATCAGGTACCGAAGCCCTGCACATCGGACTGGAGCTCATCCGCTCCGGCAAGGCAGATGTTGTCATGGCCGGTGGCGCCGAGGCAGCCATTCACCCCATGCCGTTGGCCTCCTTTGCCGCCATGCAGGCACTCTCCAAGCGCAATGACTCCCCGGAGACCGCGTCACGCCCCTACGACATCAGCCGCGACGGATTCGTCATGGGTGAAGGTGCTGGTGCACTGGTGTTGGAAGCTGAAGAGCACGCCATTGCCCGCGGCGCACGTATTTACGGTGAGCTGGCCGGCACTGCGGTCACGGCCGACGCGTACCACATCACAGCTCCGGACCCCCAGGGCCTGGGTGCAACCCGCGCGCTCAAGGCTGCGCTGTTCGATGCCCGGGCACTGCCGGAAGACGTGGTCCACGTCAACGCACACGCGACGTCCACCCCTGTTGGCGACCGTCCCGAGTACACGGCTTTGAAGTCTGCCCTGGGCGATCACGTCAACAACGTCTGTGTCTCAGCCACCAAGTCCCAGATGGGCCACTTGCTTGGCGCCTCAGGCGCCGTTGAGTCTGTGCTGACGGTTCTGGCCGTCTACCACCGCCTGGCCCCTGTCACGATCAACCTGGAAAATCAGGATCCGGAAATTCCCTTGGACGTCGTCACCGGCACTCCTCGTGAATTGCCCGACGGCGAGATCATGGCGTTGAACAACTCCTTCGGCTTCGGAGGCCACAATGCAGTTGTAGCCATCCGCAGCACGGGCCCCAAGGTCGAGTTGGCCTAG